A genomic segment from Mus musculus strain C57BL/6J chromosome 13, GRCm38.p6 C57BL/6J encodes:
- the Olfr11 gene encoding olfactory receptor 11, with protein MSWANESITGEFVLLGFSDQPWLEFPLFVVFLTSYIVTIFGNLNIILVSHLDPKLHTPMYFFLTNLSVIDLCYITCTVPQMLVNLRSIRKVISFGGCVVQLFMFLALGATECVLLPVMSFDRFVAICRPLHYSVIMHQRLCLQLAAVSWIIGFGNSVWLSILTLQLPRCGHYVIDHFLCEVPALLKLSCVDVTANEAELFFVSVFFHLTPLSLILTSYAFIARAILKIQSAEGRQKAFGTCSSHLIVVSLFYGTALSVYFLPPSPHSKNRRKMVPLFYGIIAPMLNPLIYTLRNKEVKDAFKRLIKRVFLSKN; from the coding sequence ATGAGTTGGGCAAACGAGAGCATCACAGGCGAGTTTGTTCTCTTAGGTTTCTCTGATCAACCATGGCTGGAGTTTCCACTCTTTGTGGTCTTCTTGACATCTTACATAGTGACCATCTTTGGAAATCTCAACATTATTCTGGTGTCCCATTTGGATCCTAAACTCCAcactcccatgtacttcttcTTGACTAATCTGTCAGTCATAGATCTTTGTTACATCACATGCACAGTCCCACAAATGCTGGTAAACTTACGCAGCATTAGGAAAGTAATAAGTTTTGGTGGCTGTGTGGTCCAGCTTTTCATGTTTCTGGCATTGGGGGCTACCGAGTGTGTTCTACTGCCAGTCATGTCCTTCGACAGGTTTGTAGCCATATGTCGGCCTCTCCATTACTCAGTCATTATGCACCAGAGGCTCTGCCTTCAGTTGGCGGCTGTATCCTGGATCATTGGCTTTGGAAACTCGGTGTGGCTATCCATTCTAACTCTCCAGTTGCCACGCTGTGGCCACTATGTCATAGACCACTTTCTTTGTGAAGTGCCTGCACTGCTCAAGTTGTCCTGTGTTGATGTAACAGCAAATGAAGCTGAACTGTTCTTTGTGAGTGTGTTCTTCCACctaacacctctctctctcatccttacATCATATGCATTTATAGCCCGTGCCATCTTGAAAATCCAATCTGCCGAAGGTCGTCAAAAGGCGTTTGGGACCTGTAGCTCTCATCTAATAGTGGTATCACTGTTTTATGGTACAGCTCTCTCCGTGTACtttctaccaccatcaccacactcCAAGAACAGGAGAAAGATGGTGCCACTTTTCTATGGAATTATTGCCCCCATGCTGAACCCCCTTATCTATACACTTAGGAACAAAGAGGTAAAGGACGCCTTTAAAAGGTTGATCAAGAGAGTCTTCTTAAGCAAAAACTAA